Proteins from a genomic interval of Methanofollis formosanus:
- a CDS encoding adenosylhomocysteinase — protein MKTGQQKMDWARQYMPVLGSIRKEFEETKPLAGVTIGMALHVEAKTAVLVETLAAGGAEVYITGCNPLSTQDDVASALGKVPGVHCYAKRACSNDEYYAAINRVLDARPSITIDDGMDLIHELHTHRQDVLKDVVGGCEETTTGIHRLRSMAAEGALKFPVVAVNDTPMKRHFDNVHGTGESSLTAIMATTNALIAGKVLVVAGFGYCGRGVARKARGMGTRVVVTEVDPRRALEAHMEGFDVMPMDEAAKVGEIFITTTGNTSVVTAQHFPLLRDGAILSNAGHFNVEIDVAWLEEHADAVERRDGIDTYVLAEKKVHVLAQGRLVNLATPKGMGHPIEVMDLSFALQALSALYMVEHGKDLAPGVYDVPNAIDEEVATRKLAALGIAIDALTEEQKTYLSAWDIGT, from the coding sequence ATGAAGACAGGTCAGCAGAAGATGGACTGGGCCAGGCAGTACATGCCGGTGCTCGGCAGCATCAGAAAGGAATTCGAGGAGACGAAGCCCCTCGCCGGCGTGACCATCGGCATGGCCCTCCATGTGGAGGCCAAGACCGCGGTGCTCGTCGAGACCCTGGCGGCCGGCGGGGCCGAGGTGTATATCACCGGATGCAACCCCCTCTCCACCCAGGACGACGTGGCCTCGGCCCTTGGCAAGGTGCCGGGCGTCCACTGCTATGCGAAGCGGGCGTGCTCGAACGACGAGTACTACGCGGCGATCAACCGGGTCCTCGACGCCCGCCCCTCGATCACCATCGACGACGGGATGGACCTGATCCACGAACTCCACACCCACCGGCAGGACGTCCTCAAGGATGTCGTCGGCGGGTGCGAGGAGACGACGACCGGGATCCACCGTCTCCGGTCGATGGCGGCCGAGGGTGCCCTGAAGTTCCCGGTGGTCGCGGTGAACGACACCCCCATGAAGCGGCACTTCGACAATGTCCACGGGACCGGCGAGAGTTCGCTGACGGCGATCATGGCCACGACCAACGCCCTCATCGCCGGCAAGGTGCTGGTGGTGGCCGGGTTCGGCTACTGCGGGCGCGGCGTCGCCAGGAAGGCCCGCGGCATGGGTACGCGGGTCGTCGTCACCGAGGTTGATCCCAGGCGGGCACTCGAGGCCCATATGGAGGGCTTCGACGTGATGCCGATGGACGAGGCGGCGAAGGTCGGCGAGATCTTCATCACCACCACCGGGAACACCTCGGTCGTCACTGCACAGCACTTCCCGCTCCTCCGTGACGGGGCGATCCTCTCCAATGCCGGCCACTTCAACGTGGAGATCGACGTGGCATGGCTCGAGGAGCACGCCGACGCGGTCGAGCGCCGGGACGGCATCGACACCTACGTGCTGGCCGAGAAGAAGGTCCATGTCCTGGCCCAGGGCCGCCTGGTCAACCTCGCCACGCCGAAGGGGATGGGTCATCCGATCGAGGTGATGGACCTCTCCTTCGCGCTCCAGGCGCTCTCCGCCCTCTATATGGTCGAGCACGGGAAGGACCTGGCGCCGGGCGTCTACGACGTCCCCAACGCCATCGACGAAGAGGTGGCGACGCGCAAACTCGCCGCCCTCGGGATCGCGATCGATGCCCTGACCGAGGAGCAGAAGACCTATCTCTCGGCCTGGGATATCGGGACATAA
- the endA gene encoding tRNA-intron lyase, protein MKATYDGTWLWLGQDGLALYESGGYGRPGKGKLRLAPEEGLYLLVRKRIELPGYDFEKLLQELSKDPVFFRRYLVYRDLRERGYALQTGPHDFRVFRRGERPGKGQSYYLVRVLAERDLVDFACVAAEVETAGNMRKTYLIAAVDDEGELTYYEVKVDHLAGAEGEDPVGEGTARGEAFGPTGLVATGTAPWLLEEGYGKPFDQERTMLSPAEILYLMDEKRLTLTENGAPLTREAYQAVAAGADSEIVEKAVLYTDLRRRGYAPKTGYKFGHHFRVYGGGVKHSLLLAHALPAGTTLTMAAISRSVRLAHSVKKKMLFGSVHNNDIQYIEFARIKM, encoded by the coding sequence GTGAAGGCGACATATGACGGTACCTGGCTCTGGCTCGGGCAGGACGGGCTCGCTCTCTACGAGAGCGGGGGCTACGGCCGGCCCGGCAAGGGGAAGCTCCGCCTCGCCCCTGAGGAAGGACTCTACCTCCTGGTGCGCAAGCGGATAGAACTGCCCGGCTACGACTTCGAGAAACTCCTGCAGGAACTCTCGAAGGACCCGGTCTTCTTCAGGCGCTACCTTGTCTACCGCGATCTGCGGGAGCGGGGCTACGCCCTGCAGACCGGCCCGCACGACTTCCGGGTCTTTCGGCGGGGCGAGCGTCCGGGCAAGGGACAGTCATATTATCTGGTGCGGGTGCTCGCCGAGCGCGACCTCGTCGACTTCGCCTGTGTCGCCGCCGAGGTGGAGACCGCCGGGAATATGCGAAAGACCTACCTCATCGCCGCCGTCGACGACGAGGGCGAACTCACCTACTATGAGGTGAAGGTCGACCACCTTGCCGGGGCAGAGGGCGAGGACCCTGTCGGGGAGGGGACGGCCCGCGGGGAAGCCTTCGGCCCGACCGGCCTGGTCGCGACCGGCACGGCCCCCTGGCTCCTGGAAGAGGGCTACGGCAAACCTTTCGACCAGGAACGGACGATGCTCTCCCCGGCCGAGATCCTCTATCTCATGGACGAGAAGAGGCTGACGCTCACCGAGAACGGCGCTCCGCTCACTCGCGAGGCCTACCAGGCAGTCGCCGCCGGCGCCGACAGCGAGATCGTCGAAAAGGCCGTCCTGTACACCGACCTCCGCCGGCGCGGCTACGCCCCCAAGACCGGGTACAAGTTCGGCCACCACTTCAGGGTCTACGGCGGCGGGGTCAAGCACTCGCTTCTCCTCGCCCACGCCCTCCCGGCCGGGACGACCCTCACCATGGCCGCGATCTCCCGTTCGGTCCGCCTGGCACACAGTGTCAAAAAGAAGATGTTGTTTGGTAGTGTACATAACAACGATATCCAGTATATCGAGTTTGCACGAATAAAAATGTGA
- a CDS encoding tryptophan--tRNA ligase has translation MTQGINPWASNQSIDVGKLFSEFGIEPIEDVTAGLPTVPSFMRRGVVVGHRDYGLIAEAIREKKHFNVMTGFMPSGHPHLGHLMVMKEVAWHVAQGGTGYIGVADREAHAVRGLSWRQCKEYGREYLACLYALGYEGHTYYQSENTALKDLAFEAAIKINFSELSAIYGFSQETALAHAMSVATQVGDILYPQLDGGPAPTVVPVGIDQDPHIRLTRDVAYKLRLFTVEQREGYVSVRSKNAPAAAIDAVHAAYPGSKRYEAHVDIPGADLAGVEARVRGIEMEHGGFGFFLPSATYHTFMPGLQGGKMSSSVPESFISFWESDKDLKKKVMGALTGGRTTLEEQKKLGGEPEKCPVYLLNLFHMAPDDEELVEICRRCRDGELMCGTCKKETLARTKEFLKDFREKMDETAHLVEG, from the coding sequence ATGACACAGGGGATCAATCCATGGGCAAGCAATCAGTCGATCGATGTCGGGAAACTCTTTTCCGAGTTCGGCATCGAGCCGATTGAGGACGTCACCGCCGGTCTCCCGACCGTCCCCTCCTTCATGCGCAGGGGGGTCGTCGTCGGTCACCGGGACTATGGGCTGATCGCAGAGGCGATCAGGGAGAAGAAACATTTCAACGTGATGACCGGGTTCATGCCCTCGGGCCACCCGCACCTGGGCCACCTGATGGTGATGAAAGAGGTGGCCTGGCACGTCGCCCAGGGCGGCACCGGGTACATCGGCGTCGCCGACCGTGAGGCTCACGCGGTGCGGGGGCTCTCCTGGCGGCAGTGCAAGGAGTACGGGCGCGAATATCTCGCGTGCCTGTATGCCCTCGGGTACGAGGGGCACACCTACTACCAGAGCGAGAACACCGCTCTCAAAGACCTCGCATTCGAGGCGGCCATCAAGATCAACTTCTCCGAGCTCTCGGCGATCTACGGTTTCAGCCAGGAGACGGCCCTTGCCCATGCGATGAGCGTCGCCACCCAGGTCGGCGACATCCTGTACCCGCAACTCGACGGCGGTCCGGCCCCGACGGTCGTGCCGGTCGGGATCGACCAGGACCCCCACATCAGACTGACGCGCGACGTCGCCTACAAACTCCGGCTCTTCACCGTGGAGCAGCGGGAGGGATACGTCAGCGTCCGGAGCAAGAACGCCCCCGCGGCTGCGATCGACGCCGTCCACGCCGCGTATCCGGGCTCGAAGCGGTACGAGGCCCATGTGGACATCCCGGGCGCCGACCTTGCCGGGGTCGAGGCGCGGGTGCGCGGGATCGAGATGGAGCACGGCGGGTTCGGGTTCTTCCTCCCCTCCGCGACCTACCACACCTTCATGCCCGGTCTGCAGGGCGGCAAGATGTCCTCGAGCGTCCCGGAGAGTTTCATCTCCTTCTGGGAGAGCGACAAAGACCTCAAGAAGAAGGTGATGGGGGCGCTCACCGGCGGGCGGACGACTCTGGAGGAGCAGAAGAAACTCGGCGGCGAGCCCGAGAAGTGTCCGGTCTATCTGCTCAACCTCTTCCATATGGCTCCCGACGATGAGGAACTCGTCGAGATCTGTCGCCGGTGCCGGGACGGCGAACTGATGTGCGGCACCTGCAAGAAGGAGACGCTTGCACGGACGAAGGAATTCCTGAAAGACTTCAGGGAGAAGATGGACGAAACAGCACACCTGGTGGAAGGATAA
- the hisF gene encoding imidazole glycerol phosphate synthase subunit HisF, whose translation MPLTKRIIPCLDIKDGRVVKGTHFEGLRDAGDPVELAARYNEQGADEVVFLDITASKENRGTIIPVIERAADELFLPLTVGGGIRSIEDIQQVLRAGADKVSLNTSAVTDPDLITEAAERFGTQCVVVAIDVRANPEMKEGTTPVVLADGREVWYEVVTMGGSHPTGLDAVQWAQEVEKRGAGEILLTSMETDGTKAGFDIPITRAISERVGIPVIASGGVGTLEHFWEGFALGKADACLAASVFHYGEMTVSQVKEYLAGRGIQVRR comes from the coding sequence ATGCCACTCACCAAACGGATCATCCCCTGCCTCGACATCAAGGACGGGCGGGTCGTGAAAGGGACGCACTTCGAAGGGTTGCGGGACGCCGGCGACCCGGTGGAACTGGCCGCGAGGTACAACGAACAGGGCGCGGACGAGGTTGTCTTCCTGGACATCACCGCCTCGAAAGAGAACCGGGGCACGATCATCCCGGTCATCGAACGTGCCGCGGACGAACTCTTCCTTCCGCTCACCGTCGGCGGCGGGATCCGCAGCATCGAGGACATCCAGCAGGTGCTCAGGGCCGGGGCGGACAAGGTCTCCCTCAACACCAGCGCCGTCACCGACCCCGACCTGATCACCGAGGCCGCCGAGCGGTTCGGGACGCAGTGCGTCGTCGTGGCCATCGACGTGCGGGCAAACCCGGAGATGAAGGAGGGGACGACGCCGGTCGTCCTGGCCGACGGGCGCGAGGTCTGGTACGAGGTGGTGACCATGGGCGGGTCGCACCCGACCGGCCTCGACGCCGTACAGTGGGCACAAGAGGTGGAAAAACGGGGCGCCGGCGAGATCCTGCTCACCAGCATGGAGACCGACGGGACGAAGGCCGGGTTCGACATCCCGATCACCCGTGCAATCTCCGAACGCGTCGGCATCCCGGTCATCGCGAGCGGGGGCGTCGGCACCCTCGAGCATTTCTGGGAAGGTTTCGCCCTCGGCAAGGCCGACGCCTGCCTTGCCGCGAGCGTTTTTCACTACGGGGAGATGACCGTCAGCCAGGTCAAGGAGTATCTGGCCGGACGGGGTATCCAGGTACGGCGGTAA
- a CDS encoding metallophosphoesterase — translation MNVRLPDLKARYFVVIGLVICSPMLFTYMAWEGQSSSTTTLALEGAPEGVIFIADPHLKESNLDHVREMIQEINAMHPSVVLIGGDFVYGEEPDLSLQQVWWEVDAPVYAVLGNHDYKSGVSTVSGLQKVLAVSETDRTVEGYDMSMLRDETTDTEFADALEAELERAGVHVLRNEVVELSIDGTPVRIVGVDDGWAGMADPPAVPESDVFTIYLIHEPECRADWDADLILAGHTHGGQVMIPGVKELNDAGYFEFSGLVQKGETPLYISRGIGTSNLHTDLRLNDPPEIVVIAPSPEGAGMNVG, via the coding sequence ATGAACGTGAGACTACCAGACCTGAAAGCCAGATATTTCGTGGTCATCGGCCTCGTCATCTGCTCGCCCATGCTCTTCACCTACATGGCCTGGGAGGGGCAGAGCAGTTCCACCACCACCCTCGCCCTCGAGGGGGCGCCCGAGGGCGTGATCTTCATCGCCGATCCGCACCTGAAGGAGAGCAACCTCGACCATGTCAGAGAGATGATCCAGGAGATCAATGCGATGCACCCATCGGTCGTGCTCATCGGCGGTGACTTCGTCTATGGCGAGGAACCCGACCTCTCCCTCCAGCAGGTCTGGTGGGAGGTGGATGCCCCGGTGTATGCCGTCCTCGGCAACCACGATTATAAGTCCGGGGTGAGCACGGTCAGCGGTCTGCAGAAGGTGCTGGCCGTCTCGGAGACCGACCGGACCGTGGAGGGCTACGACATGAGCATGCTCAGGGACGAGACCACCGACACCGAGTTCGCCGATGCGCTCGAGGCCGAACTCGAGCGCGCCGGTGTCCATGTGCTGAGAAACGAGGTCGTCGAACTCTCCATCGACGGCACGCCGGTGCGGATCGTCGGTGTCGACGACGGGTGGGCCGGGATGGCCGATCCCCCCGCAGTCCCGGAGAGCGATGTCTTCACCATCTACCTCATCCACGAACCCGAGTGCCGGGCCGACTGGGACGCCGACCTCATCCTCGCGGGCCACACCCACGGCGGTCAGGTCATGATCCCGGGCGTGAAGGAGTTGAATGACGCCGGGTATTTCGAGTTCTCCGGACTGGTCCAGAAGGGAGAGACGCCGCTCTATATCAGCCGCGGGATCGGGACCTCGAATCTGCATACCGATCTGCGGTTGAACGATCCTCCCGAGATCGTGGTGATCGCCCCGTCGCCGGAAGGGGCGGGGATGAACGTAGGGTAG
- the pheT gene encoding phenylalanine--tRNA ligase subunit beta, which yields MAVITLNYEYLERLVGTDKETILERMPLIGSDIERTFDDHVDVEFFPDRVDLYSTEGVARAMRGYLGIEEGLPEYEVTPSGIAFSVDPALASIRPHLGSAVIRNVNLDEAGIESLMALQESLHWALGRGRRKVAIGVHDMDTVTPPFRYLASPRDRRFVPLDFEDELSMEEILAEHPKGRDYARLVEEFERFPLIVDANDQVLSFPPIINGELTRVTTGTRNILLDCTGTDERAVRMAANIICTALAETGATIESVEIDGTPYPDLSPAERVVSAAECVRLLGIDLTADEMAALLRKMRFGAEALPDGKVRVLVPAYRADIMHDWDIFEDVAVAYGFDTFEAALPPTFTTGQEHPIAVLQREIRSIFTGMGYLEVMPFTLTSERVLYEQMRREPSPEVLRVAKPISEEQTVVRTEILPLLMEILEINCHRELPQRVFATGDVIRGTHTTQTVAAVSIHPGADFSEAYAMMETLCRECGVAAEFAESKDPAFIDGRRGDVLVDGKRVGVFGEIYPDVLTAFSLEHPVAALELDLTAVPGYPVRPDTP from the coding sequence ATGGCAGTCATCACCCTCAACTACGAATATCTGGAACGGCTTGTCGGTACCGATAAAGAGACCATCCTCGAACGCATGCCCCTCATCGGCTCGGATATCGAGCGCACCTTCGACGACCACGTCGATGTGGAGTTCTTCCCCGACCGCGTCGACCTGTACTCGACCGAAGGCGTGGCAAGAGCGATGCGGGGATACCTGGGGATCGAGGAAGGACTGCCCGAGTACGAGGTCACCCCCTCGGGGATCGCCTTCTCCGTCGACCCGGCCCTCGCCTCCATCCGCCCGCACCTCGGTTCGGCCGTGATCAGGAATGTCAATCTTGACGAAGCCGGGATCGAGAGCCTGATGGCTCTCCAGGAGTCTCTGCACTGGGCCCTGGGCCGCGGCCGGCGAAAGGTGGCGATCGGGGTCCACGACATGGACACCGTCACCCCGCCCTTCCGGTACCTCGCCTCGCCGCGGGACCGGCGGTTCGTCCCGCTCGACTTCGAGGACGAACTCTCGATGGAGGAGATCCTTGCCGAGCACCCGAAGGGCCGGGACTATGCCCGTCTGGTCGAGGAGTTCGAGCGCTTTCCGCTCATCGTCGACGCAAACGATCAGGTGCTCTCCTTCCCGCCGATCATCAACGGCGAACTGACCCGCGTCACCACCGGCACCAGGAACATCCTCCTCGACTGCACCGGCACCGACGAGCGGGCGGTACGGATGGCGGCCAACATCATCTGCACCGCGCTCGCCGAGACCGGGGCGACCATCGAGAGCGTCGAGATCGACGGCACGCCGTACCCCGACCTTTCCCCCGCAGAGCGGGTCGTGAGCGCGGCCGAGTGCGTCCGCCTCCTCGGGATCGACCTCACGGCCGACGAAATGGCGGCGCTCCTGCGTAAGATGCGCTTCGGTGCCGAGGCCCTGCCAGATGGAAAGGTGCGGGTGCTTGTCCCGGCGTACCGTGCCGACATCATGCACGACTGGGACATCTTCGAGGACGTCGCCGTCGCGTACGGCTTCGACACCTTCGAGGCCGCCCTCCCGCCGACCTTCACCACCGGCCAGGAGCATCCCATCGCCGTCCTCCAGCGCGAGATCCGCTCGATCTTCACCGGCATGGGCTACCTGGAGGTGATGCCCTTCACCCTCACGAGCGAGCGGGTGCTGTACGAGCAGATGCGGCGCGAGCCCTCGCCCGAGGTGCTCAGGGTCGCCAAACCGATCTCAGAAGAGCAGACCGTAGTGCGGACCGAGATCCTCCCGCTCCTCATGGAGATCCTGGAGATCAACTGCCACCGCGAACTCCCGCAGCGGGTCTTTGCGACCGGCGACGTGATCCGCGGGACCCACACCACGCAGACCGTCGCCGCGGTCTCCATCCATCCGGGCGCCGACTTCTCCGAGGCCTACGCCATGATGGAGACCCTCTGCCGCGAGTGCGGCGTGGCGGCCGAGTTCGCCGAGTCAAAAGATCCGGCCTTCATCGACGGCCGGCGCGGCGACGTCCTGGTGGACGGAAAAAGAGTAGGGGTCTTTGGTGAGATCTATCCCGACGTGCTCACCGCCTTCTCCCTCGAGCACCCGGTGGCGGCGCTCGAACTCGACCTTACCGCCGTACCTGGATACCCCGTCCGGCCAGATACTCCTTGA
- a CDS encoding phenylalanine--tRNA ligase subunit alpha, whose protein sequence is MADLTLNEKKLLVALAPLGEAGAGDLAAALETTEEAAVQYANLCAEHGLAAVERLSTTTYTLTPEGEEYREHGLPERQIYESFADAISMKDLQAHPLSRIGIGWLRKKGWVAITKGVAEKTGEAPAGEDEIALVDPKDGMSGIADLLKRNLVEEHEAVSYRVAITPAGRALVEAGLDLVEETGTLSREEIITGSWREAKLRRYSLETPPKRVYPGKVHPYQRIIDEVKRVLLDMGFVEMQGEIVQSAFWDFDALFQPQDHPAREMQDTFYLDQTEPMPEGWERVRDMHLCGGETTSTGWGGVWDEEVAQKCVLRTHTTPLSVQYLISHPKPPVKAFALGRVYRREAIDPTHLPEFEQLEGIVMDDGVSFRHLLGFLKEFYNRMGFDEVRFRPGYFPYTEPSVEPEVWVDGLGWVELGGAGIFRQEVTAPWGIETPVLAWGLGISRIAMLRLGLKDLRQLYRSDIEWLRESPAIRRQE, encoded by the coding sequence ATGGCTGACCTCACCTTGAATGAGAAGAAACTCCTCGTCGCCCTTGCCCCGCTCGGCGAGGCCGGGGCCGGCGACCTTGCCGCGGCCCTCGAGACGACGGAGGAGGCGGCTGTCCAGTATGCCAACCTCTGCGCCGAGCACGGGCTTGCAGCGGTCGAGCGGCTGAGCACGACGACCTACACCCTCACCCCCGAGGGCGAGGAGTACCGGGAGCACGGCCTCCCTGAGCGCCAGATCTACGAGAGTTTTGCGGACGCGATCTCGATGAAGGACCTCCAGGCCCACCCGCTCTCGCGTATCGGGATCGGGTGGCTCAGGAAGAAAGGCTGGGTCGCGATCACGAAGGGCGTTGCCGAGAAGACCGGCGAGGCCCCGGCGGGCGAGGACGAGATCGCCCTCGTCGACCCGAAGGACGGGATGTCGGGCATCGCCGACCTGCTCAAGCGCAACCTCGTCGAAGAGCACGAGGCGGTCTCGTACCGTGTCGCGATCACCCCCGCAGGCCGGGCCCTCGTCGAGGCCGGGCTCGACCTAGTCGAGGAGACCGGCACGCTCTCCAGGGAAGAGATCATCACCGGGTCGTGGCGCGAGGCAAAACTCAGGCGGTACAGCCTGGAGACCCCGCCGAAGCGCGTGTACCCGGGCAAGGTTCATCCGTACCAGCGGATCATCGACGAGGTGAAGCGGGTGCTCCTGGACATGGGCTTTGTGGAGATGCAGGGCGAGATCGTGCAGAGTGCTTTCTGGGACTTCGACGCCCTTTTCCAGCCCCAGGACCACCCGGCCCGCGAGATGCAGGACACCTTCTACCTGGACCAAACCGAACCGATGCCCGAAGGATGGGAACGGGTCCGCGACATGCACCTTTGCGGCGGCGAGACCACCTCGACCGGGTGGGGCGGCGTCTGGGACGAGGAAGTGGCGCAGAAATGCGTGCTCCGCACCCACACCACCCCGCTCTCGGTCCAGTACCTCATCTCCCACCCCAAACCCCCGGTCAAGGCCTTCGCCCTCGGCCGGGTGTACCGGCGCGAGGCGATCGACCCCACCCACCTGCCCGAGTTCGAGCAGCTGGAAGGGATCGTCATGGACGACGGGGTCTCGTTCAGGCACCTCCTCGGGTTCCTCAAGGAGTTCTACAACAGGATGGGCTTTGACGAGGTGCGGTTCAGGCCGGGCTACTTCCCGTACACCGAACCCTCGGTCGAGCCCGAGGTCTGGGTCGACGGCCTGGGCTGGGTCGAACTCGGCGGCGCCGGGATCTTCAGGCAGGAGGTCACCGCCCCGTGGGGGATCGAGACCCCGGTCCTCGCGTGGGGGCTCGGGATCAGCCGGATCGCGATGCTCCGGCTCGGCCTCAAAGACCTCAGGCAGCTCTACCGCAGCGACATCGAGTGGCTCAGGGAGAGCCCGGCGATCAGGAGGCAGGAGTGA